From a region of the Marinomonas mediterranea MMB-1 genome:
- a CDS encoding NADPH-dependent FMN reductase yields MKFLVFLGSVRNSTPPKPARVGERVAKACLSRFVARFEEHEIELIDALDYLIEPVFKPHFSYVKGKAPTALDELAKKIAVADGYLMVSPEYNHSMSPALANLLNHFGSSIFSYKPSGIITYSAVQWGGMRAALGMRNFLGELGCLSVSAMIHVPKAQDVFHEDGTLQADEDENAWFDYFDRCFYQLVWWAEATKQQRQIEDPFTHSKAFNASPSQRNAP; encoded by the coding sequence ATGAAGTTTCTAGTGTTTCTAGGTAGTGTTCGCAACAGTACGCCGCCAAAACCTGCTCGCGTGGGTGAACGTGTTGCGAAAGCGTGTTTAAGTCGTTTCGTAGCGCGTTTTGAAGAGCATGAAATTGAGCTTATTGATGCACTGGATTATCTAATAGAACCGGTTTTTAAACCACATTTTTCCTATGTAAAAGGTAAAGCGCCAACGGCGCTGGATGAATTAGCTAAGAAGATTGCCGTCGCGGATGGTTATCTCATGGTAAGCCCAGAATACAATCATTCAATGAGTCCAGCATTGGCTAATTTGTTAAATCATTTTGGTAGCTCTATTTTTTCCTACAAGCCAAGTGGCATTATTACTTATTCAGCTGTTCAGTGGGGCGGTATGAGAGCCGCCTTAGGTATGAGAAACTTTCTAGGCGAATTGGGGTGTTTGTCAGTATCCGCTATGATTCATGTGCCTAAAGCACAAGACGTTTTTCATGAAGACGGCACTTTACAAGCGGATGAAGACGAAAATGCTTGGTTTGATTATTTCGATCGCTGCTTTTATCAGTTAGTTTGGTGGGCGGAAGCGACCAAGCAGCAAAGACAAATCGAAGACCCTTTTACCCATTCTAAAGCCTTTAATGCCTCGCCTTCGCAACGTAATGCACCCTGA
- a CDS encoding FMN-dependent NADH-azoreductase: MNNLLKVDVSVRKLHHQVEGYRSITRQLGEEFSRLWMNKNNACNVVNRDLALEPPSFITEAWLAAAFTEEQKRTTEQTTELSESNTYFQEVQQADLIVITSPMYNYGMPAALKAWFDQIMRVNKTFSFDLSRGDYPIEPILSGKIVVLLSSCGEFGFSEGEERAHLNYLTGHIQLLSKYLGATDFYEVRSEYQEFADDRYEASLMKAKKDMATVVDKLSSV; the protein is encoded by the coding sequence ATGAATAATCTGTTAAAAGTCGACGTCAGTGTTCGCAAGCTTCATCATCAAGTTGAAGGTTACCGTTCCATTACTCGTCAACTTGGTGAAGAATTTAGTCGTTTATGGATGAATAAAAATAATGCATGTAATGTGGTTAATAGGGATCTTGCACTTGAACCACCATCGTTTATCACTGAAGCGTGGTTAGCAGCGGCATTCACAGAAGAGCAAAAGCGAACGACCGAGCAAACGACGGAATTAAGCGAGTCCAATACGTACTTTCAGGAAGTTCAGCAGGCCGATCTCATCGTAATTACTTCCCCTATGTATAACTATGGAATGCCTGCCGCCTTGAAAGCCTGGTTTGACCAAATAATGCGAGTGAACAAAACATTCTCGTTTGATCTGTCGAGAGGCGATTATCCTATTGAACCTATCTTGTCGGGAAAAATCGTTGTTCTTCTTTCATCGTGCGGGGAATTTGGCTTTAGCGAAGGGGAAGAACGAGCACACCTTAACTACCTCACTGGTCATATTCAACTGCTTAGCAAATACCTTGGGGCCACAGATTTCTATGAAGTGCGTTCTGAATATCAAGAGTTCGCCGATGATCGATACGAAGCCTCGCTGATGAAAGCCAAAAAGGATATGGCAACGGTAGTCGATAAACTTTCGAGTGTTTGA
- a CDS encoding IS110 family RNA-guided transposase → MNQSITSTLGIDISKKKFDVALHLPSGKWKHKAFTNNREGFQKLTHWLNQLDVEQTHACMEATNVYGNALAEYLYDQNHKVSVVNPTRIKGFAQSELLRIKNDKQDAALIARFCESLLPDLWQPEPLSTRQLKAMVRRLDMLIDMRQQEVNRLDVSDEVVQGDIHQHIKELEQRINNIRGEIEDHINLDPDLKRKKKLLLSIPGIGAKTMATVLSYFSAIHKFASAKKLASFCGVAPREYQSGTSIKGRGPMSKIGSAHLRKSLFLPAMVALKYNPALKGLKERLSKKGKTKMVIIGAAMRKLIHIIYGVLKSNEPFDKNKVFNA, encoded by the coding sequence ATGAATCAATCCATCACCTCCACTCTCGGCATCGATATTTCAAAAAAGAAATTTGATGTAGCGCTCCATTTACCTTCTGGAAAATGGAAACATAAAGCGTTCACAAATAACCGTGAAGGCTTCCAAAAACTTACTCATTGGCTAAACCAGCTTGATGTCGAACAGACACATGCTTGCATGGAAGCCACCAATGTTTATGGAAATGCGTTAGCTGAGTACTTGTATGATCAAAACCATAAGGTTAGCGTCGTCAATCCAACTCGAATAAAAGGTTTTGCGCAAAGTGAGCTGCTGCGTATAAAGAATGATAAACAAGACGCTGCGCTCATCGCTCGGTTCTGTGAATCACTTTTACCCGATCTTTGGCAGCCGGAACCCCTTAGTACTCGGCAGCTAAAAGCGATGGTTAGACGGCTCGATATGCTGATTGATATGAGGCAACAAGAAGTCAATCGACTCGACGTCTCTGATGAGGTTGTGCAAGGCGATATTCACCAGCATATTAAAGAGCTAGAACAACGCATCAACAACATACGTGGGGAGATTGAAGACCATATTAATCTTGATCCAGATTTGAAGAGAAAGAAAAAACTCTTGCTCTCAATTCCAGGTATTGGTGCGAAGACAATGGCAACGGTGTTATCTTATTTTTCGGCTATTCACAAGTTTGCCAGTGCTAAGAAGTTAGCCTCATTTTGTGGGGTTGCACCTCGTGAGTACCAATCGGGAACCTCAATAAAAGGTCGGGGGCCGATGTCAAAGATAGGTTCAGCACATTTACGAAAATCGCTTTTTCTTCCAGCAATGGTGGCACTAAAATATAATCCAGCCCTTAAAGGACTGAAAGAGCGACTCAGTAAGAAAGGCAAAACCAAAATGGTGATCATCGGCGCAGCGATGCGTAAGCTAATTCATATCATCTATGGCGTACTTAAAAGCAATGAACCTTTTGACAAAAATAAAGTGTTCAATGCTTGA
- a CDS encoding type III secretion system chaperone family protein — MSDVFMNTLFSDVFMNTLFSDVFMNTLFSDVFKSMGMTLDGSANTGEYELVFDDEYPVLMSYDSKAERVLLISMVDIETVPPAMQGRFFKRSAEPYPQ, encoded by the coding sequence ATGTCGGATGTATTTATGAATACTCTCTTCTCTGATGTATTTATGAATACTCTCTTCTCTGATGTATTTATGAATACTCTCTTCTCTGATGTGTTTAAAAGCATGGGAATGACACTTGACGGTAGCGCAAATACTGGCGAGTACGAATTGGTGTTTGATGACGAGTATCCCGTTCTCATGTCCTATGACTCAAAAGCCGAACGTGTTTTATTAATCAGTATGGTTGATATCGAGACGGTTCCCCCAGCAATGCAAGGCAGGTTTTTCAAGAGAAGCGCTGAACCCTATCCGCAATGA
- a CDS encoding DUF1330 domain-containing protein, with amino-acid sequence MPSYIVVDLTPINKEKLAEYSALAAETLAPFNGHFIAKGESQALHGDKPHPLKAILEFPDKESAINWYHSDAYQAIIPIREQAIQCQFHLL; translated from the coding sequence ATGCCCAGTTACATTGTCGTTGACTTAACCCCAATAAACAAAGAAAAACTCGCAGAATACAGTGCCCTTGCTGCGGAAACTCTCGCCCCTTTTAATGGCCACTTTATCGCAAAAGGTGAAAGCCAAGCACTGCATGGTGACAAACCGCACCCACTGAAAGCCATCCTTGAGTTTCCAGATAAAGAAAGTGCGATCAACTGGTATCACAGCGACGCTTACCAAGCCATCATTCCCATTCGGGAACAAGCAATACAGTGCCAGTTTCACTTGCTTTAA
- a CDS encoding CoA transferase, which produces MNTKNQLPLAGVRVVDFGQQIAAPAVAMVLADLGATVVHIDPPNGPTWQHPANAVLNRNKSSLSLDLKTSSGLNQALELISNADIVIEGFRPGEMQKLGVDFTKLRQQRPELITLSMPGFASNDELRRDWKATEAIVTATCGAFTDMGFNRVLMGVNPSFSPLPLGSSYAITLATSSVALALFEREKSGRGDEIEVPIAAALMEGLSYNSYVVDQLPERYKTMRELEIEHRRENNIEMDLSYDELQEYLDPFFRTYTCADGRMFYCVCPSHRNHAKRALKVLGIYDELVAEGLPDVKDLHAPISEWDGETSIGVYPLPKKWADIISKKMKKAFLQKTSEEWGVIFGEGQIPGAPHRTTQEWVNSEYSKESGLFVEVEDKEFGKMMQPGPIVWFENEADAMLTPNSREDVDFETALNRLQQAIEFDKSPRPVGQEIHKASGDGWLKGVKVLDLTNVIAGPHSTAFLARFGAEITKLDPITPLYDPLIGILYTFQTGVGKESALVNIMTEEGREVLERLVKEADIVVINAPERQIKPLGLDQETISAINPEVLFCRLDCFGAPRNGSKTNYIGYDDIIQANSGIMSRFGKPETPEEHAHIGTLDVNCGFAGGLGMAIALYQKRKTGKITRVRTSLAAVTNIAQLPFAFDYEGRAPFNEASGREALGNNELSHFYHTKSGWIFLDSNEGELATLATIKGLEGIQECQDLGEFLRESFAKEPSEYWLKAFIEIDVACAEPISIEYLREHNSRVADQTAGIDRGSFSFSIYPDHPSGHCITQIDPYSIRPSEASISAVTPAEKFGNSTETVLSSLGYSNSEIDLMLEKKIAAKGWSNEFLPS; this is translated from the coding sequence ACATATAGATCCGCCTAATGGGCCAACTTGGCAACATCCCGCTAACGCTGTTTTAAATCGCAATAAATCGTCTTTAAGCTTAGATTTGAAAACCTCATCAGGCTTAAATCAGGCATTAGAGCTAATTTCTAATGCTGACATTGTGATTGAGGGTTTCCGTCCTGGCGAAATGCAAAAGCTGGGTGTTGATTTCACTAAGCTGCGTCAACAACGTCCTGAATTGATTACTCTTTCTATGCCTGGATTTGCAAGCAATGATGAGTTACGTCGCGATTGGAAAGCGACAGAAGCTATCGTTACAGCAACCTGTGGAGCCTTTACAGACATGGGATTCAACCGTGTATTGATGGGCGTTAACCCTAGTTTCTCTCCTCTTCCATTAGGGTCCTCATACGCAATTACATTGGCAACAAGCTCTGTTGCACTTGCTTTATTTGAACGAGAAAAAAGTGGCCGTGGTGATGAAATTGAAGTGCCGATCGCAGCCGCTCTTATGGAAGGACTGTCTTACAATTCCTATGTAGTTGATCAGCTTCCTGAGCGCTATAAAACAATGCGTGAACTCGAAATTGAGCACCGCAGAGAAAATAATATTGAAATGGACCTAAGTTACGATGAACTTCAAGAGTACTTAGACCCTTTCTTTCGCACTTATACGTGTGCCGACGGCCGCATGTTCTATTGCGTTTGCCCTTCTCACCGTAACCATGCAAAACGCGCACTTAAAGTTCTCGGTATTTATGATGAATTGGTTGCCGAAGGCCTGCCTGATGTTAAGGATCTACACGCTCCTATCAGCGAGTGGGACGGCGAAACATCTATTGGCGTTTACCCTCTACCGAAAAAATGGGCGGATATAATTTCCAAAAAAATGAAAAAGGCCTTTTTACAAAAAACCTCTGAAGAATGGGGTGTTATTTTTGGTGAAGGCCAGATCCCTGGTGCTCCTCACCGCACAACTCAAGAATGGGTAAACAGTGAATACAGCAAAGAGTCAGGACTGTTTGTCGAAGTAGAAGACAAAGAATTCGGCAAAATGATGCAGCCTGGCCCGATTGTTTGGTTTGAAAATGAAGCCGACGCAATGTTAACACCGAATTCTCGTGAAGATGTTGACTTCGAGACAGCGCTAAATCGCCTCCAGCAAGCAATTGAATTTGACAAATCTCCACGACCTGTCGGTCAAGAAATACATAAAGCTAGCGGTGATGGCTGGTTAAAAGGCGTTAAAGTTCTAGATTTAACTAACGTTATTGCTGGCCCTCACTCCACAGCGTTTTTAGCACGTTTCGGTGCAGAAATTACGAAACTGGACCCTATAACACCGCTGTATGACCCATTGATTGGAATTTTATATACATTCCAAACAGGCGTCGGCAAAGAAAGCGCTTTGGTTAATATCATGACGGAAGAAGGCCGTGAAGTACTAGAGCGCCTTGTAAAAGAAGCGGATATTGTTGTTATCAATGCCCCTGAGCGTCAAATAAAACCTCTTGGGCTAGACCAAGAAACAATAAGCGCCATAAACCCAGAGGTTCTTTTCTGTCGTCTTGATTGTTTCGGTGCCCCTCGCAACGGCAGCAAAACAAACTACATCGGTTACGATGATATTATTCAAGCTAACAGCGGAATTATGAGTCGATTCGGCAAACCGGAAACACCTGAAGAACATGCCCACATAGGCACGCTTGATGTAAACTGTGGTTTCGCTGGCGGCTTAGGTATGGCTATTGCTCTATACCAAAAACGCAAAACAGGGAAAATCACCCGTGTTAGAACCTCTCTAGCCGCAGTAACTAACATTGCCCAGCTTCCTTTTGCCTTTGATTATGAAGGACGTGCTCCTTTTAATGAAGCATCAGGTCGTGAAGCGCTAGGTAACAACGAACTATCACACTTCTACCACACGAAGAGCGGTTGGATATTCCTAGATTCAAATGAAGGAGAGCTTGCTACACTTGCGACAATTAAAGGCCTTGAAGGAATTCAAGAATGTCAGGATTTAGGCGAGTTCTTACGCGAAAGTTTTGCCAAAGAGCCTTCTGAATATTGGTTAAAAGCATTCATTGAAATTGACGTTGCCTGCGCAGAACCAATTTCTATTGAATATTTACGTGAACACAATAGCCGTGTAGCAGATCAAACAGCCGGGATAGATCGAGGAAGTTTTTCATTCTCGATCTATCCAGATCACCCAAGCGGCCACTGCATTACACAAATTGACCCCTATTCGATCCGCCCATCTGAAGCATCGATTAGCGCTGTAACACCTGCTGAAAAATTCGGTAATTCAACCGAGACTGTTTTAAGCAGCCTAGGCTACAGCAATAGTGAAATTGATTTGATGCTAGAGAAAAAAATTGCAGCGAAAGGTTGGAGTAACGAGTTCCTACCAAGCTAA
- a CDS encoding ATP-binding protein: protein MSGQVVFGEKYFERRKDEQKVWRYLDRGAHIILLAPRRSGKTSLLRHLEQNPNNDYIFLYTMVQSCTTEQEFYKQIFDQLYDTDFIKNLERANQKGKDFLSKVLNSIDSINIAGSGVKLTDKNRHITYQDLATVIRKLQLDKKLVIVFDEYPDLIESIYEKDGITAVKKFMKNTRTLCQDTSLNDMVQFIFTGSIGLDSLANRLEVSNLINDQQKLSISTLNETDGVAFIRFLTTKNNSTLQIESDIAAYMLNKVQWLMPYYIEILWESLEDHCFDIEKTTPTTDDVDMAYTALFEQTYRSNFNHWVERLKRLETSERALAKAFLNLLARSEEASYNDYFNLSQQEKYQDTQHGYVIDCLEHDGYIFETSPKTYRFTSPILKDWWNRHANRAL, encoded by the coding sequence ATGTCAGGACAGGTTGTATTCGGAGAAAAGTACTTTGAACGTCGCAAGGATGAGCAAAAGGTCTGGCGATACTTAGACAGGGGCGCTCATATCATTTTGCTTGCGCCAAGGCGATCAGGCAAAACATCCCTGCTTAGGCATTTAGAGCAAAACCCTAACAATGATTACATTTTTTTATATACCATGGTTCAGTCCTGCACGACAGAACAGGAATTCTACAAGCAAATATTTGATCAATTGTACGATACCGATTTTATAAAAAACCTAGAAAGAGCCAACCAAAAGGGCAAAGATTTTCTGAGCAAAGTATTAAACAGCATTGATAGCATTAACATTGCAGGTTCAGGGGTCAAGTTAACCGACAAAAACCGCCATATAACCTATCAAGACTTGGCAACGGTTATTCGTAAGCTTCAATTGGATAAAAAATTAGTCATCGTGTTTGATGAGTACCCAGATCTTATAGAGTCCATTTACGAAAAAGACGGTATAACAGCGGTCAAAAAATTCATGAAAAATACCCGTACCTTGTGTCAGGATACGTCACTCAACGACATGGTACAGTTCATCTTCACTGGCTCTATTGGTTTAGATTCATTAGCCAATAGACTAGAAGTCTCCAACCTTATTAATGATCAGCAGAAATTAAGTATATCCACTCTAAATGAAACGGATGGTGTGGCCTTTATTCGCTTCCTAACCACTAAAAACAACAGCACATTGCAAATCGAATCTGACATTGCCGCTTATATGCTTAACAAAGTGCAATGGTTAATGCCTTACTATATTGAGATTTTGTGGGAAAGCCTCGAAGACCATTGTTTCGATATTGAGAAAACGACGCCCACAACGGACGATGTAGACATGGCTTATACTGCCTTGTTTGAGCAAACTTACCGGTCCAACTTTAACCATTGGGTTGAACGTCTTAAACGCCTTGAAACATCAGAAAGAGCATTGGCGAAAGCGTTTTTAAACTTGCTCGCCAGATCAGAAGAAGCCTCATATAACGATTATTTTAACCTTAGCCAACAAGAAAAATACCAAGATACCCAACATGGCTACGTCATCGATTGCTTAGAGCACGACGGCTACATTTTTGAGACATCACCAAAAACCTATCGCTTTACCTCACCCATTTTAAAAGACTGGTGGAACAGACATGCCAACCGTGCCTTATAA
- a CDS encoding helix-turn-helix transcriptional regulator, protein MSKSDRLFQLTNILRAHQPITARELSERLCVSERTIYRYIDDLSVSGVPVYGEAGVGYKLSEGFELPPLQLTEQELEALIVGVNMTFSWTGPMLSKASRSLLSKIEAALPHTVSTQSNNQRTVRTPGEHIRAIDSCHWDELHQLIQENQWAQICYRSLSGTETNRIIFPLGLFFWGGKWTIGSWCSSKNAYRDFRLDRIDTLEPASAPVKLPDSVNLNNYIEYQKNRSTHNTTDTTLSGV, encoded by the coding sequence ATGAGTAAATCTGACAGGTTGTTTCAGCTTACTAATATCTTGAGAGCTCATCAGCCGATTACTGCAAGGGAGCTTTCAGAACGCCTTTGTGTCTCAGAAAGAACTATCTATAGATATATTGATGACCTTTCTGTGTCTGGTGTCCCTGTATATGGTGAAGCGGGCGTTGGGTATAAACTTTCCGAAGGGTTCGAACTGCCGCCATTACAGTTAACTGAACAAGAACTTGAGGCTTTGATTGTTGGCGTGAATATGACTTTTTCATGGACTGGACCAATGTTGAGTAAGGCATCTCGTTCTTTATTGAGTAAGATAGAAGCTGCTTTACCACATACAGTTTCAACTCAATCAAATAATCAACGAACTGTAAGGACGCCTGGAGAACATATTCGTGCAATTGATTCTTGTCATTGGGATGAACTTCATCAACTCATTCAAGAAAACCAATGGGCTCAGATATGTTACAGGTCTTTATCAGGCACAGAAACCAATCGTATAATTTTCCCGCTGGGTCTATTTTTCTGGGGAGGAAAATGGACTATTGGTAGCTGGTGTAGCTCTAAAAATGCGTACCGTGATTTCAGACTTGATCGTATAGATACTCTTGAGCCAGCATCTGCTCCTGTAAAACTACCAGACTCTGTTAACCTAAATAACTACATCGAATATCAAAAAAATCGATCGACGCACAATACCACTGACACAACGCTGTCAGGAGTATAG
- a CDS encoding cupin domain-containing protein, whose translation MKNIFSHIAKIEKEWFSESIGSPNGNPISVRVMNDMEAKYHTHENSDEMFLVLSGRVNIDTKDGTIELLTGQSHTVLAGVEHRARVKGRAELIVFGGANT comes from the coding sequence ATGAAGAATATATTTTCGCACATCGCCAAGATTGAAAAAGAATGGTTCTCTGAAAGTATAGGATCTCCAAATGGAAACCCTATATCTGTTAGGGTAATGAATGATATGGAAGCTAAATATCATACACATGAAAACTCTGATGAAATGTTTTTAGTGTTGTCAGGCCGAGTCAATATAGATACTAAAGACGGAACCATTGAGCTCTTAACGGGACAGTCACATACAGTTCTCGCTGGAGTTGAGCATAGGGCTCGTGTCAAAGGTCGAGCTGAATTAATTGTTTTCGGTGGGGCAAATACATAG
- a CDS encoding DUF2867 domain-containing protein encodes MIKVISTHLPSKSTLHDRMKTKDFVDCYSVESNLSPRQAANIITDFPGWARLLVSIRNIVTTPFGLLKEGPKTEDQVGFFPVESDTPTELIAGFNDKHLDFRVSVMTLDGHIYLATWVHPNNLLGRLYLKTIMPFHKLISRDALARVHLGSVKV; translated from the coding sequence ATGATTAAGGTTATTTCAACGCATCTTCCCTCTAAAAGCACCTTACACGATCGTATGAAAACAAAGGACTTCGTTGATTGCTACTCCGTTGAATCAAACCTTTCGCCGCGTCAAGCCGCCAACATCATTACCGACTTTCCGGGATGGGCGCGACTTCTTGTGAGCATTAGAAACATCGTCACCACACCATTTGGGCTATTAAAAGAAGGTCCTAAAACCGAAGATCAAGTTGGCTTTTTTCCTGTGGAATCGGACACCCCCACAGAACTGATCGCGGGTTTTAATGACAAACACTTGGACTTTCGCGTCTCTGTGATGACACTAGATGGACATATTTATTTAGCGACTTGGGTTCACCCTAACAACCTCTTGGGGCGACTGTACCTGAAAACCATTATGCCTTTTCATAAATTGATTTCACGCGATGCTTTGGCTCGAGTTCACTTAGGTAGCGTGAAAGTTTAG
- a CDS encoding GNAT family N-acetyltransferase encodes MELVVRKVTLEDAEGITNVLNPIIVEGLFTVLDTTFTAEEEKEFIADFPERGVFTVALSEENTVIGFQNIEPFAQYTKAFDHVGIIGTFVCESARGQGVSKQLFESTFEVAKQKGYEKLFAYVRSDNERALAAYVRQGFEVVGTAKKHAKVRGEYVDEVLIEKFL; translated from the coding sequence ATGGAATTGGTAGTACGCAAAGTCACCTTAGAAGATGCCGAAGGCATCACTAATGTTCTCAACCCGATCATTGTTGAAGGTTTGTTTACGGTTTTAGATACAACCTTTACCGCCGAAGAGGAAAAAGAATTCATTGCTGACTTCCCAGAGCGCGGCGTGTTTACCGTAGCGCTGTCTGAAGAAAATACGGTTATTGGATTCCAAAACATTGAGCCTTTTGCACAATATACAAAAGCGTTTGATCATGTCGGTATTATCGGTACGTTTGTTTGTGAAAGTGCCCGTGGACAAGGTGTTTCCAAACAGCTTTTTGAATCGACGTTTGAGGTCGCAAAGCAAAAGGGCTATGAGAAACTATTTGCGTATGTTCGCAGCGATAATGAGCGTGCTTTGGCAGCTTATGTTAGGCAAGGTTTTGAGGTTGTAGGCACTGCAAAAAAACATGCAAAGGTTCGTGGCGAATACGTCGATGAAGTTCTAATTGAAAAGTTTTTATAG
- a CDS encoding LysR family transcriptional regulator yields the protein MNTVKLAPLLLIFVEVAKKRSFTAAAKKLGMSKSAISQQIKRLEESIGHQLLIRNTRGVVLTSAGETLLARSELLNEQLSLTLTELNSEKEQPSGHFKVSVPPFFEKGIVIPALKQLCLEFPKLTPEVVVTEKWQDLIEHNLDAAIFGGDIKNCDYRALSVGVVSEVFCASPRYLKQYGDVTSIENLSEHKYIATAWHREKIQIFANDYSNEQRIALPYSAKVNTLTSALEVVLNDMGVALLPEFLAQTHLNQENLVRVLPDLRGRSWHFYFLHQYKGEKPIHVTRFYQLYRHYFNKGIAPFQPST from the coding sequence ATGAACACTGTGAAGCTGGCGCCATTACTATTAATTTTTGTCGAAGTGGCAAAAAAACGTTCGTTTACTGCAGCGGCTAAAAAGTTGGGTATGAGTAAATCGGCCATTAGCCAACAAATAAAACGGCTAGAAGAGTCGATTGGTCACCAATTATTGATACGCAATACCCGGGGCGTGGTGCTGACTTCAGCTGGCGAAACACTGTTGGCTCGCAGTGAATTACTAAACGAGCAACTCAGTTTAACCTTGACTGAGCTGAACAGTGAAAAAGAGCAACCCAGCGGTCATTTTAAGGTATCGGTGCCGCCGTTTTTTGAAAAAGGCATTGTTATACCGGCTTTAAAGCAATTGTGTCTGGAGTTTCCAAAGCTAACCCCAGAAGTGGTGGTCACCGAGAAATGGCAAGATTTGATCGAGCACAATTTGGATGCGGCAATTTTTGGGGGCGACATCAAGAATTGCGATTATCGTGCGTTGTCTGTTGGTGTTGTCTCTGAGGTGTTCTGCGCTTCACCACGTTATTTGAAACAATATGGTGATGTGACCTCCATTGAAAACCTGTCTGAACATAAATACATTGCGACGGCTTGGCATCGTGAGAAGATACAGATATTTGCGAATGACTATAGCAACGAACAACGAATAGCGCTGCCTTACAGTGCTAAGGTCAATACGTTAACATCTGCCTTAGAAGTCGTATTGAACGACATGGGAGTGGCTTTACTGCCTGAGTTTCTCGCTCAAACGCACCTGAATCAAGAAAACCTTGTTAGAGTGCTACCTGACCTAAGAGGCCGGAGCTGGCATTTTTATTTTTTACATCAATATAAAGGTGAAAAACCGATTCACGTTACGCGTTTTTATCAGCTGTATCGGCATTACTTCAACAAAGGCATTGCCCCTTTTCAGCCTTCAACATGA
- a CDS encoding LysR family transcriptional regulator, with product MSVQAYIHVNKIIENSVFAKLPSLTSIRSFETAARLCSFKDAANELNVSSTAVSHQIRNLEKELGVILFERRTREVLLTDEGRALFQSTHKLMKGLKATIDELKDAPTTLTIGTTNAFAAMWLVPNLANFTALHPNIDVRIKADDQLVDLEQSRHIDVAIRSGHYTKQDNEHGDHHVLLHQEKLKAYATPRFWQQYQASTHDIEIYYTQWKNPHLSQSNVAQAVSNLGIKNATLHSFEDENQTIQAALSGNGVSVVSELLATKPVSATWLEEAPRELSICLKGLDHYCVIPSWNINKDAAVLFRDWLTLLLKTG from the coding sequence ATGTCAGTTCAGGCATATATACACGTCAATAAAATCATCGAGAACAGTGTGTTTGCAAAGCTTCCATCGTTAACCAGTATTAGATCCTTCGAAACCGCAGCGAGGTTATGCAGTTTCAAAGACGCTGCGAATGAGTTGAATGTCTCGTCTACGGCGGTGTCGCATCAAATCCGCAATCTTGAAAAAGAGTTGGGAGTAATCTTGTTTGAACGAAGAACGCGCGAGGTGCTACTAACCGATGAAGGCCGCGCGTTGTTTCAATCTACACACAAGTTAATGAAGGGACTTAAAGCAACCATTGATGAATTAAAAGACGCGCCTACGACGCTTACGATCGGAACGACCAATGCATTTGCAGCGATGTGGTTGGTGCCAAACCTGGCGAACTTTACAGCATTGCATCCCAATATAGATGTCAGAATAAAAGCCGATGATCAGCTCGTCGATTTAGAACAAAGCAGACACATCGATGTTGCGATACGGTCGGGACACTATACAAAGCAGGATAACGAACACGGTGATCATCATGTTCTATTGCACCAAGAAAAACTAAAAGCCTACGCAACGCCGAGATTCTGGCAGCAATATCAAGCTAGCACGCATGACATCGAGATTTACTACACCCAATGGAAGAATCCGCACCTTAGTCAGTCTAATGTGGCGCAAGCTGTTTCAAATCTTGGGATAAAGAACGCAACACTGCACTCGTTCGAGGATGAAAACCAAACCATTCAAGCGGCGCTTTCGGGTAACGGTGTCTCGGTTGTCAGTGAGTTGCTTGCCACTAAACCGGTTTCGGCTACGTGGCTAGAAGAAGCACCGAGGGAACTATCGATTTGCTTGAAGGGTCTTGATCACTATTGCGTGATTCCAAGTTGGAACATCAATAAAGACGCGGCGGTGCTTTTTAGAGACTGGCTTACACTCTTGTTGAAAACTGGCTAA